Genomic DNA from Nonomuraea rubra:
CCGCCATCCGCACCGCGGACGACCGCCACACCAACGTCTGCGTCCGCTACACCAGCGGTCCCGGCGGCCTGCCGCTCGACATGATGTTCGTCTCGCTGAACCAGAACGTCCTGTCCATGGAGGCCGCCGACAAGCGGCTGCCCGCCGGCGGCGTCGGCGTGTGGCTCAACCAGAACCACTCGCGCGGCGTGCTGACCCTGACCTCCGCCGACCCCGAGGCGCAGCCCGAGGTGCGCGAGCGCATGCTGTCGGACCCGCGCGACCTGGAGCGCATGCGCCAGGGCGTGCGCGCCCTGGCCGAGCTCGCCCGCAAGCCCGAGGTCGCCCCCATCCTGGCCGCCTCCGCCGAGGCCGCGAACGCCCGGCTGTTCGAGGTGCTGGACGACGACGCCGCGCTCGGCGAGCACCTCCTGGCCACCGCCATGGACGCCCAGCACGGCACCAGCACCTGCCGCATGGGCGACCCCCGCGACGCCACCACCGTGGTCGACCCGTCGTGCCGCGTCCTGGGGCTCGACGGGCTGCGCGTCGTGGACGCCTCGATCTTCCCGTCCGTGCCGCGGGCCAACACCAACCTGACAGCGATCATGGCCGGCGAGCTCATGGCCGACCGCCTCTAGGAGCACCCCGTTGAATACCCTGCAGAACCTGATCGGCGGCGTCTGGCAGGACGCCCGCGGCGCCGGCTTCCACGACGTGGTGAACCCGGCGACCGAGGAGGCCGTCGCGCGCTGCCCCAGCGGCTCGCCCGAGGACGTACGCCTGGCCGTGGACGCCGCCGCCGCGGCGCAGCCGGCCTGGGCCGCGCTCCCCGTCGCCGACCGCGTCGCCCGCCTGACCCGCTGGGCCGACACGGTCGCCGCGCACGCCGGGGAGCTGGCCGAGGCCGAGTGCCGCGAGATGGGCAAACCGGTCGCCCTCGGCACCGCGTTCATCGGCGGCGCCGCGCAGGCGTTCAAGGTCGCCGTGGCCGAGGCCCTGGACTATCCGTTCGAGGAGACGATCGCCGGCCCGGACGGCGGCAGCACCACGATCGTGCGCAACCCGCTCGGCGTCACCGCCGTCATCGTGCCGTGGAACTTCCCCGTGCCCATGACCCTCGGCGCGCTCGGCCCCCTGCTCGCCGCCGGGAACACCGTCGTGCTCAAGCCGTCCGAGCGCTCGCCGCTGTCGGCGGCGCGGCTGCTGGAGCTGATGGACCTGCCGCCCGGGGTGGTCAACCTCGTCCTGGGCGACTCGCGGGCCGGCGCGCCGCTGGCCGCCGACGAGCGGATCGGCCTCGTGCACTTCACCGGCTCCGTCGAGGCGGGACGCAAGGTCGGCGCGCAGAGCGGCGGGCTGCTGCACCGGTCGATCCTCGAACTCGGCGGCAAGGACCCCGTCATCGTGGACGCCGGCGTGGACCCGGCCGCGACGGCCGCCGCGGTGGCGTTCGGCGCGTTCGCCAACACCGGGCAGATCTGCACCTCCATGGAGCGCATCTACGTGCACCAGGACGTCGCCGAGCCGTTCGTCGCCGCGCTCGTCGAGGCCGCCGGCGCCTACCCGGCCGGTGACGTGCTCGGGCCGCTGGTGGACCGGCGGCAGCGGGACGTCGTCGTCCGGCACGTCACCGACGCCGTCGAGCGCGGCGCGACCGTCCGCGCCGGCGGGGTGGTGCCCGAGGGCCCGGGCTTCTACTACCCCGCCACCGTGCTCACCGGCGTGGACGAGTCCATGCTGGTCATGACGGAGGAGACGTTCGGGCCGGTCGCTCCCGTCGCCGTCGTCTCCTCCTTCGAGGAGGGCCTGGAGCGGGCCGGCGCCTCACGGTACGGCCTGGCCGCCACCGTCTACACCACCGACCCCGCGCACGCCGCCGCGGCACGCCGCATCCCCGCCGGCGTCGTCTGGGTGAACCAGTGGCAGGGCGGCGGCCCCGAGCGGCTCTACGAGCCGGCGGGCGACAGCGGCATGGGCGCCACCGGAGCCCGCGCCGCCTACGACGCCGCCACCCGCCCCACCTCCATCCACCTCGCCCCGCTCGCCTGACACCCGCCCTCGCGGGACCGTCCATCCGGCAGCCACCGTCGTGCCCGCCACACGATGGAGCGTGCTCAGAGCGGCGCCGTCCACCACTCCGAGGCGATGGACAGCCCGGCCAGGCGGAGCGCCTCCCGCTTCGCCTGGTCGGCGTGCCCGCACACCACCACGACCTGCGCCGCGCCCCGCGCCCGCGCCTCGTCCGTGACCGCCCGGAGCAGGTCCACGCCGATCGAGGCCCAGTCGCGGTCGTCCACGACCGCGTAGTCGTCGATCGTGCACGTGGGCCCGCCGGGGTCGTAGACCGGAGGAGAGGGGACCAGGGACGCGATCGCGAAGCCGGCGAACCGGCCGTCCCGCTCGCACACCCGGACGATCACCTCCGGATCGCCGACCAGCCCGGCCAGGAACGCGGCGTGCCGGTCCGCGGCGCCGGGGGCGCGGCGCCAGAACACCGGCTGGTATCGCTCGTACTCCTCGCGGCGGCGCGCCATCAGCCCGGCCATCGCCGCCACGTCACCGGGCGAAGCCTCGCGGATCACCTGCATGATCCGCACCCTAACCGCACGCCGCCCAGGCCGTTCAGAACGGGATCGGCAGGCGCACCCTCCCCGCCAGATCGAGCAGGAGCCCGGCGTCATCGACCGGAGGCTGGATCCGCTTCATGATCCACTGCTTGACCTCCTTGCCCCGCTCGCCGCTGAGCGCGACCTCCCGCTCCCAGCCCTTCGTGTAGAGCCCACCGGCGGCCCCCAGGTCCAGGCAGGTCACGTACGGCGCGGGTGCGAAATCGAGCGGCGGCAGCCCGAGCAGGTCGGCGGCGGCGTTGTGCCCGGCCGTCTTGCCCATCGGGGTCGCGTGCTGGCAGGACTGCATGACATCGTGGCCGTCGTCGAAGCGGGCCGCCGCCACGTCCCCGGCCGCGAACACGGCCCCCGACGGCTCCGCCACCCGCATCCACCGGTCGACGGCCAGCCGGCCGAGCCGGTCGCGGCGCGCGGGGATCTGCTCGGTGAGCGGGTCCGCGCGCACGCCGGCCGTCCACACGACCGCGTCGGCGGCGATCCGCGTCCCGCCGGACAGCACCGCCCCGCCGGGCTCGACCGCACACAGGCCGGTGCCCAGGCGCAGCTCGACGCCCAGCCGGCCGAGGGCGTCCTCGATGTACGGCCGCGGTGCGGGCCCGAGGTCGGGCCCCACGACGTCCGCCTGGTCCACGAGCACCACCCGCCCGCGCCCGGCCAGCTCCGTAGCCACCTCCAGGCCGGTGAACCCGGCCCCGACCACCACGGCCGTGAACCCGTCCCTGCCCCGCAGGTGATCGGCCAGCCGCCGTGCGCCCGCCAGGGTGTCCACGTCGAACAGCAGGCCGGCGCCCGGCAGGCCGGGCCGCACCAGCCGGCTGCCCGTGGCCAGCACCAGCCGGTCGTAGCCGATCGCCTCCCCGCCGGCGTGCACCCGGCGGGCTGCCACGTCGATGCGCTCCGCCCAGGCGCGGCGGTGGCGGACCTCGATGGGATCGAGCAGCCCCGACAGCGGGACGGTCGCGCGGTCCGGGTCGGCCTCGTACATCCGCGGGCGCAGCACCATGGCGTCGTCCGGCGCGATCAGCGTGATGTCCAGGCCGGCGGCGTCACGCAAGCGCGCGGCCGCGGCCGCCGCCCACACCCCGGCGAAGCCCCCACCGATGATCACGATGTGCGGCATGTGTGTCTCCTCAGTCTGTGACGTGCTCCCGTACGCCAGGCAGACAACACAGCCCGGTCAAAGGTGACCGAGACGCCGGAGCTTCTCCGGATTGACCACCCGCCAGATGGTGACGATCCGGCCGTCGCGGATCCCGAACGTGTCCACCCACGCCGGCACGCCGTCCCGGTAGGTGATCAGCGCGGGCTGCCCGCCCACCTCGATCGGCTCGATCCGCTCGGCCGGGTGCCGCCCCTCGATCCACGCCAGCATCGGCGCCAGCCGGTCGCGGCCGCGTACCGGCACGCGGGCGGCCTTGGCCCTGCCGCCGCCGTCGGCGACGTACACCACGTCCGGATCCAGCACCGCCACCAGCCGGGCCAGGTCGCCCGCCTGCGACGCGGCGCGGAAGGCGGCCACCACCCGCTCGCGCTCGCCGCGCGCGGCCTCCGGCTCGCTGTCGCGGGCCGCCGCGACCCGGCCGCGCGCCCGGGAGGCCAGCTTGCGCGAGGCCGGCACGGACCTGCCGAGCACGCCGGCGATCTGCTCGAACGGCAGCCCGAACACGTCGTGCAGCACGAACGCCACCCGCTCGGGCGGCGCCAGCTCCCGCATCACCACCATCATCGCCGTGCCCACCGACTCGTCCACCAGCACGGGCCCGGCCGCGTCGGGGCCGGTCAGCAGCGGCTCGGGCAGCCACGGCCCGACGTAGTCCTCGCGCCGCACCCTGGCCGACCTCAGCACGTTGTACGCCGTGCGCGCCGCCACCGTGATCAGCCACGCCCGCAGGTTCGCCACCTGCGCCAGGTCCTCGGCGGCCGCCGCCCGCAGCCAGACGTCCTGCACCACGTCCTCGGCCTCGGCCACGCTGCCCAGCAGCCGGTACGCCGCACCGAACACGGCCGGGCGATGCAGCTCCCACTCCTGCTCCAGGCGAGGACTCAGCTCCATCCCGGGCATTCTAGGCACCCCCCGCCCACGCGCCGGATCCCGCCCTCGACAGCGTCCACTTGGCGGTGCTCACTTGGCGGTGCTCACTTGGCGGTGCGGGTCAGCACGTCGCGGATGAGGGCGGCCACCTCCTCGGGCGTGAAGTCCATCGCGTTCTCGCCGACCGTGACCTCGAAGCTGCAGCGGGACGGGTCGGGACCGCTGCGCACCCGGCCCCAGAGCTGCACGCCCTGCTCCTCCAGCAGCGCCCGGCCGGCCTGCTCCACGGCCCGCCTGGGAGCGGGCAGGTGCACGTGGAACAGCGGCGTCTGCGGCGGATCCGGCCGGGTGCGGGCAGCGCCGTCGGCGTTGATGGCGGCCGCGATGGCGATCGCGTGCTCGCGGTAGACGGGCATGCGCTCCCCGACGGTGCCGAGGCCGGCGAGGGCGGCCAGGGCGAGCGGCCACGCGTCCGCGATGCCGCCGCCGAGCCGCTGCCGCCACACCCCGGCCGCGGCCACCGTACCCGCGTCGCCGGCGAGCACGGCCCCCCGCACGCCCTGAAGGCTCTTGTAGAGCGAGACGTACACGGAGTCGAACAGGCCCGCGATCTCGTCCAGAGGCCGCCGGTAGTACGTCTGGGCCTCCCACAGCCGCGCCCCGTCGAGATGCGCGGCAGCCCCGGTCGCCCGCATGAGCCCGACCTGCTCGCCCAGCTCGTCCCACTCGGGGAGCAGGCCGCCGAGGTCGCGCTGCGGCAGCTCCCACACCACCGCCGCCAGCGGCTCGCCGATCGCGCACAGGTCCTGCGCCGTCATCAGCTCGTACGGGTCACCGGTACGGCGGAAGCGCAACCCGTGGACGGCGTTGTACCCCTGCTCCTCCCACACGTCCAGATGCGTGAACGGGTGCCCGGCGAACGTCCGGCGCCCGCCGCGGTCGGCGTACACGCGCAGCACGGCCTGCTGCGCCATCGTCCCGCTCGGGAAGAACAGCGCGCGCTCCTTGCCGAGCAGCCCGGCCAGGCGCCGCTCCAGCACGGCGACGGGACCGTCCGGGCCGTCCGGCGGGGTGTCGTCGTCCACCAGCTCCAGCATCCGCTCCAGCACCGCCCGCGGCCTGCGCCGGATCGGCGCGTGCAGGAACAGGGCCCGCCGCACGGGCGGGTCGCCATCGGCCATGTCAGGCTCCCAACTGCGAGGTGTCGTGCGCCATGTCAGGGTTTGCCCTGCCGAATGTATCCCTTGCCGTCCGTACGGATGCGGGCCACCCGAAGCCCGGGACCGCCTCTGGTCATCAGGGGCTGTCCTGACCCCGTCCTGACTTGTCACACTCGGGCGGTAGCCGGCCACTGCCAGCGCCGGCCACCCTCCGAGGAGACGCCTGTGACTGTGATCGACGACCTGGCCGCCCCGCCGCCCGGCGGCCCGCGTACGGCCGTACGGGAGAGGGTGCCGCTGCTGCTCGGCGCGCTCGTGACGGGCGCGCCGATCGCCCTGGGCTGCGAGGCGGTGCTGCCGGCGGAAGAGGTCCTGATGATGGGCGGCGGCCTGCCCGTACGGCTGCGCTCCGTGCGCCGCCGGCTGGCCAGGCTGCTCTACGACCAGCGGTACGGCGTGCGCACCGCCGACTTCGCCGACCTCGCGGAGTTCGGCCTCGACCACCCGGAACGCGTCTACTACTCGCCCGCCCACTGGGGCACCCTGCGCAGGGCGCTGCCCGTCGGGGACGTGGGAGGCCAGGACGTGTTCCTCGACCTGGGCGCGGGCAAGGGCAGGATGGTGCTGGAGGCGGCGGGCAGGTACCCGTTCAAGCAGGTGATCGGCGTCGAGCTGTCTCCCGAGCTGACCGAGGTGGCCAGGGCCAACCTGGCCGCCACGAGGCTGCGGATGCGCGCGCGTGAGGTGGAGTTCGTGCAGTCGGACGCGCTCGACTACGACATCCCCGACGACGTCAGCGTGGTGTTCCTCAACAACCCGTTCAGGGGCAGGACGTTCGCCGCCGCCATGGACCGCCTGCTCGGCTCGGCCGACAGGAACCCGCGCCCGATCACCTTGATCTACTTCAACCCCGTCGAGGAGGAGCACCTGCTGCGGACCGGCCGCTTCCGCCACCTGCGCACGGTGACGCCCTGGCGGCGCAGGGACACGGGCGTGTTCGGCACCACGCGCGTGTACGCGGTGACCGCGTAGCCTTGACGGCCGGGCGCATCTACAAGTTAATGTCAACATGAACTCGACGGACTCGATGCGCATCGGCGAGCTGGCCGAACGGTTCGACCTGGCGCCGCACGTGCTGCGCCACTGGGAGGCCATGGGCCTGCTGACCCCCGCCGCCCGGGTGAACGGCCGCCGCCGCTACACCCGCGACCACGTCGTACGGGTCATGACGATCATCCGGGCCAAGGGCGGCGGGATGAGCCTCGACCAGATCAGGGACGTGCTCGGCGCGGCCGGCAGGGCCGAGCGCCGAGCACTTCTCGAACGGCATCACGCGGACCTCGAGCGGCGGCTCGAGGAGATCGCGGCGTCCAAGCGCCTGATCGAGCACCTGATGGAGTGCACCGCCGAGGACTTCACGCAGTGCCCGTCCTACCGGCGCATCGCCGCGGGCCTGCGGGACCTGACGGAGGACGGGTGCGTGATCTGAACGGCTAGGCCGCCTCGAACCGGCGCTGACAGCCGATGCAGTAGCGGGCCAGCGGCCGGATCTTCAGCCGTTCGAACGGGATGCCCGCCGTGCAGTGCCCGCAGCGGCCGTAGTCGCCGGTGGCGAGCCGGTCGAGGGCCTGGGAGAGCTCGGCGATCGCACGGTCGGCGGTGGTCAGGGAGACCAGCAGCTCCTGCCACGTGTCGTCGGCGCCGGTGCTCTGCCGCGCCTCGTCCTGGAGGCCGAGCAGCTGGCGGCTGCGCCGTTCGAGCTGCTCCTGGAGGTCCTGGCGGAGGGTCTGGAGCTGGATGGTGCTGAGGTGTGAGGCTCCGTGGGTGTCGGTCATGATCGGAGAGATCCTTCCGGGGATGGGCACGCTGACGGGACGACCGGCACACACCGGACCGGTCGTCATGGCTGGCCGCCTGAGAGCGCGCGGTCGCCCCGCAGGGGAGGCGTGCACGCGCGGCGAGGCCCTACGGCGTCGGCCGTAGGGCTCCTGAGGTGGTGAAAGGCGGCGGCTAGGTCAGCGGCGGGCTGCGTGACCCCGTGGCGAGGTGGGCGAACTGCTGCGGGTCGCGGATCGCGGCCTCGTCGTGGCCGGGCGACGGCAGCAGCGCCAGATGGCCGGCTTCGGCCTGCCGCTCACCGCGCAGGGGCGGCCAGAGCGACAGTACGTGGTGCTCGCGCACGCTGGTGGCCTGGGGCGGCAGGCTGGTGAGCTCGGCGCCCGAGTCGCCCAGGCTCCACGCCGGCCAGTACGGCACGCCGGCCGGCATGCCGGAGCCCCCGCCGCCCCCGGCGCCCCACGAGGCGCCGACCAGCAGCAGGGACAGCAGGACCAGGCCCATCACGCCGGTGAACGCGATGGACCCTCGTGGTGTTCTCCACGGTCCCGTCATACGGGCGACCATAGCCCAGAACCCCACAAAGGGCACTCCGGTAGTCGGTCAGGCCGCGTTCTCCGGCGCCCAGTTCCGCACGGCGGGGACGTAACCGGCGGGCTTGTCGGCGACCTTGGCGCCCGGGCTGACCAGCCAGCCCTGGTAGCCAGCGGTGAACATCCGGTACACCGACTCCGCGGGCACGTCGCTCGCCTCGTCGAGCCGGGCACTCAGCTCGGCGGGCAGGTCGAAGTCGAGGGCGGACAGGTTGGCGTCGAGCTGCCCGGCGCTGCTCGCCCCGATGATCGCCGAGGCCACGCCCGGCCGGGTGGCGACCCAGTTGAGCGCCACCTGGGCCATCGGCCGGCCGAACTCGGCGGCGACCTTCTCCAGCGTCCCCAGGAGCCGCCATTCCCTGTCCGACCACGTGCGCCCCGCGCCGCCCGCGCCGCTCAGCCGGCCCTCGCCGGTCAGGCCCTGGTCGGCCTGGCGGTACTTGCCGGTGAGGAAGCCGCTGCCGAGCGGGCTCCACGCGGTGATGCCGAGGCCCAGGCTCTGGCCCATGGCGACGTGCTCGCGCTCGATCGCCCGGTCCACCAGGGAGTAGGGGAGCTGCAGGCTGACCACCGGGGCGAGCGCGTGCGCCTCGGCCAGGGTCTGGGCCCTGGCCGCGTACCAGCTCGGCACGTCCGACAGGCCCGCGTACCGGATCTTGCCGGCCCTGGTGAGGTCGTCGAACGTGCGCATGACCTCCTCGACCGGGGTGATCCGGTCCCAGGTGTGCAGCAGGAACAGATCGACGTGGTCGGTGCGCAGGCGGCGCAGGGACGCCTCCAGCGCCCTGATCATGTGCTTGCGGCCGTTGCCGCCGGCGTTCGGGTCGCCGGGGTCCACGCTGTTGGTGAACTTGGTGGTGAGCACCACCCGGTCGCGTACCCCGGCCTCGGCGATGAGGTTGCCGAGGATGGTCTCGCTCTCCCCGGCGGTGTAGAAGTCGGCGGTGTCGATGAAGTTGCCGCCGGCCTCGAGGTAGCGGCGGAAGATGGGGCGGGCCTCGTCCTCGGTCTTGCCGTACGCGGCGTGGAAGCCGCCGGTGCCGAAGTTCATCGTGCCGAGGGCGAGGCGGCTGACGCGCAGGCCGGAGCGGCCGAGCAGGAAGTACTGATCCATGGGCATGCGGCCAGCTTGCGCCGGAGAAAATGGACTCGCAAGTCCAGAACCGGTA
This window encodes:
- a CDS encoding aldehyde dehydrogenase family protein, which produces MNTLQNLIGGVWQDARGAGFHDVVNPATEEAVARCPSGSPEDVRLAVDAAAAAQPAWAALPVADRVARLTRWADTVAAHAGELAEAECREMGKPVALGTAFIGGAAQAFKVAVAEALDYPFEETIAGPDGGSTTIVRNPLGVTAVIVPWNFPVPMTLGALGPLLAAGNTVVLKPSERSPLSAARLLELMDLPPGVVNLVLGDSRAGAPLAADERIGLVHFTGSVEAGRKVGAQSGGLLHRSILELGGKDPVIVDAGVDPAATAAAVAFGAFANTGQICTSMERIYVHQDVAEPFVAALVEAAGAYPAGDVLGPLVDRRQRDVVVRHVTDAVERGATVRAGGVVPEGPGFYYPATVLTGVDESMLVMTEETFGPVAPVAVVSSFEEGLERAGASRYGLAATVYTTDPAHAAAARRIPAGVVWVNQWQGGGPERLYEPAGDSGMGATGARAAYDAATRPTSIHLAPLA
- a CDS encoding GNAT family N-acetyltransferase, producing MQVIREASPGDVAAMAGLMARRREEYERYQPVFWRRAPGAADRHAAFLAGLVGDPEVIVRVCERDGRFAGFAIASLVPSPPVYDPGGPTCTIDDYAVVDDRDWASIGVDLLRAVTDEARARGAAQVVVVCGHADQAKREALRLAGLSIASEWWTAPL
- a CDS encoding NAD(P)/FAD-dependent oxidoreductase: MPHIVIIGGGFAGVWAAAAAARLRDAAGLDITLIAPDDAMVLRPRMYEADPDRATVPLSGLLDPIEVRHRRAWAERIDVAARRVHAGGEAIGYDRLVLATGSRLVRPGLPGAGLLFDVDTLAGARRLADHLRGRDGFTAVVVGAGFTGLEVATELAGRGRVVLVDQADVVGPDLGPAPRPYIEDALGRLGVELRLGTGLCAVEPGGAVLSGGTRIAADAVVWTAGVRADPLTEQIPARRDRLGRLAVDRWMRVAEPSGAVFAAGDVAAARFDDGHDVMQSCQHATPMGKTAGHNAAADLLGLPPLDFAPAPYVTCLDLGAAGGLYTKGWEREVALSGERGKEVKQWIMKRIQPPVDDAGLLLDLAGRVRLPIPF
- the sigJ gene encoding RNA polymerase sigma factor SigJ codes for the protein MELSPRLEQEWELHRPAVFGAAYRLLGSVAEAEDVVQDVWLRAAAAEDLAQVANLRAWLITVAARTAYNVLRSARVRREDYVGPWLPEPLLTGPDAAGPVLVDESVGTAMMVVMRELAPPERVAFVLHDVFGLPFEQIAGVLGRSVPASRKLASRARGRVAAARDSEPEAARGERERVVAAFRAASQAGDLARLVAVLDPDVVYVADGGGRAKAARVPVRGRDRLAPMLAWIEGRHPAERIEPIEVGGQPALITYRDGVPAWVDTFGIRDGRIVTIWRVVNPEKLRRLGHL
- a CDS encoding threonine aldolase family protein, coding for MADGDPPVRRALFLHAPIRRRPRAVLERMLELVDDDTPPDGPDGPVAVLERRLAGLLGKERALFFPSGTMAQQAVLRVYADRGGRRTFAGHPFTHLDVWEEQGYNAVHGLRFRRTGDPYELMTAQDLCAIGEPLAAVVWELPQRDLGGLLPEWDELGEQVGLMRATGAAAHLDGARLWEAQTYYRRPLDEIAGLFDSVYVSLYKSLQGVRGAVLAGDAGTVAAAGVWRQRLGGGIADAWPLALAALAGLGTVGERMPVYREHAIAIAAAINADGAARTRPDPPQTPLFHVHLPAPRRAVEQAGRALLEEQGVQLWGRVRSGPDPSRCSFEVTVGENAMDFTPEEVAALIRDVLTRTAK
- a CDS encoding class I SAM-dependent methyltransferase encodes the protein MTVIDDLAAPPPGGPRTAVRERVPLLLGALVTGAPIALGCEAVLPAEEVLMMGGGLPVRLRSVRRRLARLLYDQRYGVRTADFADLAEFGLDHPERVYYSPAHWGTLRRALPVGDVGGQDVFLDLGAGKGRMVLEAAGRYPFKQVIGVELSPELTEVARANLAATRLRMRAREVEFVQSDALDYDIPDDVSVVFLNNPFRGRTFAAAMDRLLGSADRNPRPITLIYFNPVEEEHLLRTGRFRHLRTVTPWRRRDTGVFGTTRVYAVTA
- a CDS encoding MerR family transcriptional regulator, producing MNSTDSMRIGELAERFDLAPHVLRHWEAMGLLTPAARVNGRRRYTRDHVVRVMTIIRAKGGGMSLDQIRDVLGAAGRAERRALLERHHADLERRLEEIAASKRLIEHLMECTAEDFTQCPSYRRIAAGLRDLTEDGCVI
- a CDS encoding TraR/DksA family transcriptional regulator produces the protein MTDTHGASHLSTIQLQTLRQDLQEQLERRSRQLLGLQDEARQSTGADDTWQELLVSLTTADRAIAELSQALDRLATGDYGRCGHCTAGIPFERLKIRPLARYCIGCQRRFEAA
- a CDS encoding aldo/keto reductase; this encodes MPMDQYFLLGRSGLRVSRLALGTMNFGTGGFHAAYGKTEDEARPIFRRYLEAGGNFIDTADFYTAGESETILGNLIAEAGVRDRVVLTTKFTNSVDPGDPNAGGNGRKHMIRALEASLRRLRTDHVDLFLLHTWDRITPVEEVMRTFDDLTRAGKIRYAGLSDVPSWYAARAQTLAEAHALAPVVSLQLPYSLVDRAIEREHVAMGQSLGLGITAWSPLGSGFLTGKYRQADQGLTGEGRLSGAGGAGRTWSDREWRLLGTLEKVAAEFGRPMAQVALNWVATRPGVASAIIGASSAGQLDANLSALDFDLPAELSARLDEASDVPAESVYRMFTAGYQGWLVSPGAKVADKPAGYVPAVRNWAPENAA